In a genomic window of Gossypium arboreum isolate Shixiya-1 chromosome 7, ASM2569848v2, whole genome shotgun sequence:
- the LOC108451808 gene encoding protein phosphatase 2C and cyclic nucleotide-binding/kinase domain-containing protein-like isoform X4, whose protein sequence is MGCVYSRACIGEICVPKDGRVKEPQRGRTNAAEIAVFSPTSSNEGEETRDQIHSQLSLNLPGDQELGITRLSRVSSQFLPADGSRAVKVPSGNYELKYSYLSQRGYYPDALDKANQDSFCIHTPFGTNPDDHFFGVFDGHGEFGAECSQFVKRKLCENLLRSNKFHVDAIEACHAAYLTTNTQLHADSLDDSMSGTTAITVLVRGRKIYVANSGDSRAVIAEKRGKEIVAVDLSIDQTPFRVDELERVKLSGARVLTLDQIEGLKNPDVQCWGTEEGDDGDPPRLWVPNGMYPGTAFTRSIGDSIAETIGVVANPEIVMLELTEDHPFFVLASDGVFEFLSSQTVVDMVAKHNDPRDACAAIVAESYRLWLQYETRTDDITVIVVHINGLVGAGGESANPASILRPPVPQVSEATGSESPLAFSLSSRNQQARHDLSRARLRAIESSLENGQIWVPPPPAHRKTWEEEAHIERALHDHFLFRKLTDSQRHVLLDCMQRIEVQPGDTVVKQL, encoded by the exons ATGGGCTGCGTATACTCGAGAGCTTGCATCGGCGAGATTTGCGTGCCGAAGGATGGTAGAGTTAAAGAACCGCAACGCGGGAGGACAAACGCGGCGGAGATTGCCGTTTTCTCGCCGACATCCTCAAACGAAGGTGAAGAAACCAGAGACCAAATCCACTCTCAGTTAAGCTTGAACCTACCTGGTGACCAGGAGCTTGGCATCACGCGCCTCTCTAGGGTTTCATCTCAGTTCCTTCCGGCGGACGGTTCTCGAGCGGTTAAAGTTCCGTCAGGGAATTACGAGCTTAAGTATTCTTACTTGTCTCAAAGAGGTTATTATCCAGATGCTTTAGATAAAGCTAATCAAGATAGTTTTTGTATCCACACTCCGTTTGGAACTAATCCTGATGATCATTTCTTCGGTGTTTTCGACGGCCACGGTGAATTCGGAGCTGAATGTTCACAGTTCGTCAAAAGGAAATTATGCGAAAATTTGTTGAGAAGTAATAAATTCCACGTGGACGCTATCGAAGCTTGCCATGCCGCGTATTTGACGACGAACACGCAGCTACACGCCGATAGTTTGGATGATAGTATGAGCGGAACGACGGCCATAACGGTTTTAGTTCGTGGTCGGAAGATATACGTGGCGAATTCTGGTGATTCGAGAGCGGTTATAGCAGAAAAGAGAGGGAAAGAAATCGTGGCCGTTGATTTGTCGATTGATCAGACACCGTTTCGCGTTGATGAGCTGGAGAGAGTTAAGCTATCTGGAGCGAGAGTGCTTACATTGGATCAAATTGAAGGGTTGAAGAATCCGGATGTGCAGTGTTGGGGAACGGAGGAAGGCGATGATGGTGATCCTCCCAGGCTTTGGGTGCCGAATGGGATGTATCCTGGAACTGCTTTTACAAGGAGTATTGGGGATTCGATTGCTGAGACAATTGGTGTTGTGGCAAATCCGGAGATTGTTATGCTGGAGCTCACTGAAGATCATCCCTTCTTTGTGCTTGCTAGTGACGGGGTCTTTGAATTCCTTTCTAGTCAAACCGTGGTTGATATG GTTGCAAAACACAATGATCCTCGTGATGCTTGTGCTGCAATTGTGGCTGAATCTTATCGACTTTGGCTTCAGTATGAAACCCGAACTGATGATATTACTGTGATAGTTGTGCATATTAATGGACTAGTTGGG GCTGGTGGTGAATCGGCTAACCCTGCTTCTATTTTACGGCCTCCTGTCCCTCAAGTGTCAGAGGCAACAGGATCAGAATCTCCTTTGGCCTTTAGCTTGAGCTCTAGGAACCAGCAAGCAAGGCATGATTTATCACGGGCTCGTCTTCGTGCTATTGAGAGTTCATTGGAGAATGGGCAAATCTGGGTTCCACCACCTCCAGCTCACAGGAAAACTTGGGAAGAAGAA GCGCATATAGAGCGGGCGTTGCATGACCATTTCCTCTTCAGAAAACTAACTGATTCACAGCGTCATGTTTTATTGGATTGCATGCAAAGAATTGAGGTCCAGCCAGGGGATACTGTGGTTAAACAG TTATGA
- the LOC108451808 gene encoding protein phosphatase 2C and cyclic nucleotide-binding/kinase domain-containing protein-like isoform X3, giving the protein MGCVYSRACIGEICVPKDGRVKEPQRGRTNAAEIAVFSPTSSNEGEETRDQIHSQLSLNLPGDQELGITRLSRVSSQFLPADGSRAVKVPSGNYELKYSYLSQRGYYPDALDKANQDSFCIHTPFGTNPDDHFFGVFDGHGEFGAECSQFVKRKLCENLLRSNKFHVDAIEACHAAYLTTNTQLHADSLDDSMSGTTAITVLVRGRKIYVANSGDSRAVIAEKRGKEIVAVDLSIDQTPFRVDELERVKLSGARVLTLDQIEGLKNPDVQCWGTEEGDDGDPPRLWVPNGMYPGTAFTRSIGDSIAETIGVVANPEIVMLELTEDHPFFVLASDGVFEFLSSQTVVDMVAKHNDPRDACAAIVAESYRLWLQYETRTDDITVIVVHINGLVGQAGGESANPASILRPPVPQVSEATGSESPLAFSLSSRNQQARHDLSRARLRAIESSLENGQIWVPPPPAHRKTWEEEAHIERALHDHFLFRKLTDSQRHVLLDCMQRIEVQPGDTVVKQL; this is encoded by the exons ATGGGCTGCGTATACTCGAGAGCTTGCATCGGCGAGATTTGCGTGCCGAAGGATGGTAGAGTTAAAGAACCGCAACGCGGGAGGACAAACGCGGCGGAGATTGCCGTTTTCTCGCCGACATCCTCAAACGAAGGTGAAGAAACCAGAGACCAAATCCACTCTCAGTTAAGCTTGAACCTACCTGGTGACCAGGAGCTTGGCATCACGCGCCTCTCTAGGGTTTCATCTCAGTTCCTTCCGGCGGACGGTTCTCGAGCGGTTAAAGTTCCGTCAGGGAATTACGAGCTTAAGTATTCTTACTTGTCTCAAAGAGGTTATTATCCAGATGCTTTAGATAAAGCTAATCAAGATAGTTTTTGTATCCACACTCCGTTTGGAACTAATCCTGATGATCATTTCTTCGGTGTTTTCGACGGCCACGGTGAATTCGGAGCTGAATGTTCACAGTTCGTCAAAAGGAAATTATGCGAAAATTTGTTGAGAAGTAATAAATTCCACGTGGACGCTATCGAAGCTTGCCATGCCGCGTATTTGACGACGAACACGCAGCTACACGCCGATAGTTTGGATGATAGTATGAGCGGAACGACGGCCATAACGGTTTTAGTTCGTGGTCGGAAGATATACGTGGCGAATTCTGGTGATTCGAGAGCGGTTATAGCAGAAAAGAGAGGGAAAGAAATCGTGGCCGTTGATTTGTCGATTGATCAGACACCGTTTCGCGTTGATGAGCTGGAGAGAGTTAAGCTATCTGGAGCGAGAGTGCTTACATTGGATCAAATTGAAGGGTTGAAGAATCCGGATGTGCAGTGTTGGGGAACGGAGGAAGGCGATGATGGTGATCCTCCCAGGCTTTGGGTGCCGAATGGGATGTATCCTGGAACTGCTTTTACAAGGAGTATTGGGGATTCGATTGCTGAGACAATTGGTGTTGTGGCAAATCCGGAGATTGTTATGCTGGAGCTCACTGAAGATCATCCCTTCTTTGTGCTTGCTAGTGACGGGGTCTTTGAATTCCTTTCTAGTCAAACCGTGGTTGATATG GTTGCAAAACACAATGATCCTCGTGATGCTTGTGCTGCAATTGTGGCTGAATCTTATCGACTTTGGCTTCAGTATGAAACCCGAACTGATGATATTACTGTGATAGTTGTGCATATTAATGGACTAGTTGGG CAGGCTGGTGGTGAATCGGCTAACCCTGCTTCTATTTTACGGCCTCCTGTCCCTCAAGTGTCAGAGGCAACAGGATCAGAATCTCCTTTGGCCTTTAGCTTGAGCTCTAGGAACCAGCAAGCAAGGCATGATTTATCACGGGCTCGTCTTCGTGCTATTGAGAGTTCATTGGAGAATGGGCAAATCTGGGTTCCACCACCTCCAGCTCACAGGAAAACTTGGGAAGAAGAA GCGCATATAGAGCGGGCGTTGCATGACCATTTCCTCTTCAGAAAACTAACTGATTCACAGCGTCATGTTTTATTGGATTGCATGCAAAGAATTGAGGTCCAGCCAGGGGATACTGTGGTTAAACAG TTATGA